One genomic segment of Lampris incognitus isolate fLamInc1 chromosome 2, fLamInc1.hap2, whole genome shotgun sequence includes these proteins:
- the mybl2b gene encoding v-myb avian myeloblastosis viral oncogene homolog-like 2b has product MSRWSRCEDGEDAVYQDTDSDVLEQRDCGKVKVRWTQEEDDNLKALVNKMGPDDWKYIASFIPNHTEQQCQHRWFKVLDPDLVKGPWTKEEDEKVIELVNLYGNKQWAIVAKHLKGRLGKQCRERWHNHLNPDVKKSSWTADEDLIIYKAHCVLGNRWAEIAKLLPGRTDNAVKNHWNSTIKRKLEMGFYAGEVIKPNEYEELLASIRKDMQMTHSSDCGVDKDPEQKTCLTEAFTAVRKSSPREAGPTKTSLKQGLSPKTEADASGEINPTSWVVDSSGFLSPTGPPLKEVMDMVDGDLDGWCNLAAFDLAEEIQSPERHQFRLEGSALQELSKCSKGELIPISPGGVTSPSILNRRSHRRIALSPDANNAMTPKNTPVKILPFSPSQFLNMWTKQDTHDLENPSLTSTPVCSQKATVRTPLRRDNTPKIKENSVFITPNHKAELYTMPRTPTPFKNAMEKYGPLQPLPQTPNLEEDIIEVMSREAGIELAVGEYSPEPRRKILHRPPKKKVRKSLALDVINCNEAAIAKQRPIISESSHSSKAETSLSVSLNSSSFYIKREENVLDQGFLLETIDTTVHHSSITPTPMSKEWETVVCGQTKDQLIMTERARHYLRSIRSHTPSRALILS; this is encoded by the exons ATGTCCCGTTGGTCGCGTTG TGAGGATGGCGAAGATGCTGTGTATCAAGACACCGACTCGGATGTACTAGAACAGCGAGACTGTGGAAAGGTCAAAGTTAGATGGACTCAAGAAGAG GATGACAACCTCAAGGCTCTAGTTAATAAAATGGGACCAGATGATTGGAAATATATTGCCAGCTTCATACCA AatcacactgaacaacaatgtcaGCACCGTTGGTTCAAGGTATTGGATCCAGATTTGGTCAAAGGACCTTGGactaaagaggaagatgagaag GTCATAGAACTTGTGAACCTCTATGGCAACAAACAGTGGGCCATTGTAGCCAAGCATCTGAAGGGTAGACTGGGAAAGCAGTGCAGAGAGCGCTGGCACAACCATCTCAACCCTGATGTGAAGAAGTCTTCTTGGACAGCTGATGAGGATCTCATCATCTACAAGGCTCACTGTGTGCTTGGAAACCGCTGGGCTGAGATCGCTAAACTACTCCCTGGACG gacagataatGCTGTTAAGAATCACTGGAATTCTACCATCAAACGTAAGCTGGAAATGGGCTTTTATGCTGGGGAGGTCATCAAACCAAATGAATACGAAGAGCTATTGGCCAGTATTAGAAAAGACATGCAG ATGACTCATTCTTCCGATTGTGGTGTGGACAAGGACCCAGAGCAGAAAACTTGTCTAACA GAAGCATTTACTGCAGTGCGGAAAAGTAGCCCAAGGGAGgcaggtccaacaaagacttctCTAAAGCAGGGGTTGAGCCCAAAGACTGAGGCTGATGCTTCAGGAGAAATAAATCCCACCAGCTGGGTGGTGGACAGCTCTGGATTTCTCTCCCCCACTGGCCCTCCATTGAAGGAAGTTATGGACATGGTAGATGGG GACCTTGATGGGTGGTGCAACCTTGCAGCCTTTGACCTGGCTGAGGAGATTCAGAGCCCTGAGCGTCACCAGTTTCGCCTGGAGGGCAGTGCCTTGCAGGAGCTAAGCAAATGCAGCAAAGGAGAACTCATCCCTATATCACCTGGAGGGGTCACCTCGCCTTCTATACTCAATCGACGAAGTCATCGACGAATCGCCTTGTCTCCCGATGCTAATAACGCTATGACTCCCAAAAACACACCTGTGAAAATCCTGCCTTTTTCTCCCTCACAA TTCCTCAACATGTGGACCAAACAGGACACTCATGACCTGGAGAACCCATCTCTCACATCCACCCCAGTGTGCAGTcagaaagccactgttaggaCACCATTGCGACGTGACAATACACCTAAAATTAAAGAGAACTCTGT ATTTATCACACCCAACCACAAAGCTGAGCTTTATACTATGCCACGAACGCCAACTCCATTCAAAAATGCTATGGAGAAATATGGCCCTCTACAACCCTTG CCCCAGACTCCCAACTTGGAAGAGGACATAATTGAGGTCATGTCCAGAGAGGCTGGAATTGAATTGGCTGTGGGTGAATATTCACCTGAGCCACGGCGAAAAATATTG CATCGGCCTCCTAAGAAGAAAGTGCGCAAATCATTGGCCTTGGATGTTATCAACTGTAATGAAGCAGCCATTGCTAAGCAGAGGCCCATTATATCTGAATCTTCACACAGCTCAAAG gCAGAGACTTCGCTTTCCGTTTCCTTGAACTCTTCCTCATTTTACATAAAGAGAGAAGAAAATGTTTTAGATCAGGGCTTCCTTTTGGAAACCATTGATACAACTGTACATCATAGCTCCATAACCCCAACTCCA ATGTCTAAAGAATGGGAGACAGTTGTATGTGGACAAACTAAAGACCAGCTTATAATGACGGAGAGAGCAAGACACTATCTACGCTCCATACGATCCCACACTCCTAGCCGCGCCCTCATCTTGTCTTGA